From a region of the Candidatus Atribacteria bacterium ADurb.Bin276 genome:
- a CDS encoding Fe/S biogenesis protein NfuA, whose amino-acid sequence MREKVEKALEKVRGYLRMEGGDVELVDIVDGVVKVRLKGMCSSCPMSMMTLKDGIERVVKEEVPEVVSVIQA is encoded by the coding sequence ATGAGAGAAAAAGTAGAAAAGGCCTTAGAAAAGGTGAGAGGATATCTTCGTATGGAAGGTGGAGATGTTGAATTAGTAGATATTGTTGATGGGGTTGTGAAGGTCCGATTAAAAGGAATGTGCAGTTCTTGTCCGATGTCGATGATGACTCTTAAAGACGGTATCGAGCGAGTGGTAAAAGAAGAAGTTCCCGAGGTTGTATCGGTTATTCAAGCTTAA
- the focA gene encoding putative formate transporter 1 codes for METDHATFIRWCNGKTQKRALSLFIGSILAGAYIGFASQLYTLVTASSGLSYGLSQILGGLVFSVGLIFVVLGKADLFTGNCLLSYSCFDSLSSWLNTLKNWVIVYLGNFVGALLLVGLYHTSGLFASGQGVIAERAYTIASAKVSLAFFPALSRGILCNWLVCFAVLLCIYSENNLTKLLVIPAPILTFVALGYEHSVANMYFLPAGIIAQGYFSAEKLLHWGDIFRNLLPVTLGNIIGGVVLVSLFYWIIQGKLAK; via the coding sequence GTGGAAACCGACCATGCGACCTTTATTCGTTGGTGTAATGGCAAAACTCAAAAGCGAGCTTTGTCTCTCTTTATTGGTTCAATTTTAGCTGGAGCCTATATTGGATTTGCGTCTCAACTTTATACCCTTGTAACTGCATCATCGGGACTCTCCTATGGATTAAGTCAAATCTTAGGTGGTTTGGTATTCTCGGTAGGTTTAATTTTTGTTGTTTTAGGGAAAGCTGATCTCTTTACAGGAAATTGCCTTCTTTCTTATTCCTGCTTTGATTCACTTTCTTCTTGGTTGAATACATTAAAAAACTGGGTGATTGTTTATTTAGGTAATTTTGTTGGAGCTCTTCTTTTGGTTGGTCTTTACCATACTTCCGGATTATTCGCTTCCGGACAAGGGGTCATAGCTGAAAGAGCCTATACTATTGCCAGCGCTAAGGTGAGTCTTGCTTTTTTTCCCGCCTTGAGTCGTGGAATTTTATGCAACTGGTTAGTTTGCTTTGCTGTCTTGCTTTGTATTTATTCAGAAAATAATCTGACCAAGCTGCTAGTTATTCCGGCCCCAATTCTAACCTTTGTAGCACTGGGTTATGAACATAGTGTAGCCAATATGTATTTTTTACCAGCCGGAATCATCGCCCAAGGATATTTTTCTGCAGAAAAACTCTTGCACTGGGGGGATATTTTCCGAAACCTCTTACCGGTTACTTTAGGAAATATCATTGGTGGAGTCGTCTTGGTAAGTCTTTTTTATTGGATTATTCAGGGAAAGTTGGCGAAGTAA
- the metH gene encoding Methionine synthase, producing the protein MAEVLEQLAKELFAGNAKGVAELTNKALAEGLKPSEVLNGGLIKGMSEVGVKFKANEIYVPEVLIAARAMKAGMEILKPKLAESGVEPVAKMIIGTVKGDLHDIGKNLVAMMMEGAGFEIIDLGIDVPAEKFIQAMKDNKPQVVGMSALLTTTMVQIKENIKAFNDAGVRSNVKVLIGGAPVTQKFTDEVGADGYAPDAASAVDKVKELLSIS; encoded by the coding sequence ATGGCGGAAGTATTAGAACAACTTGCAAAAGAATTATTTGCTGGGAATGCTAAAGGCGTAGCCGAGCTAACCAACAAAGCATTGGCAGAAGGTCTTAAACCTTCTGAAGTATTGAACGGTGGTCTTATCAAAGGAATGAGTGAAGTTGGGGTGAAATTTAAAGCCAACGAAATCTATGTTCCTGAGGTATTAATTGCTGCTCGCGCCATGAAAGCTGGTATGGAAATTTTAAAACCAAAACTAGCCGAAAGCGGAGTAGAGCCGGTAGCAAAAATGATCATCGGAACGGTAAAGGGAGACCTTCATGATATTGGAAAAAATTTAGTTGCTATGATGATGGAAGGAGCTGGCTTTGAAATTATCGATCTCGGTATCGATGTCCCGGCTGAAAAATTTATCCAGGCAATGAAAGACAACAAACCTCAAGTCGTTGGTATGTCAGCCTTATTAACCACCACCATGGTCCAAATCAAAGAAAACATCAAGGCCTTCAATGATGCTGGAGTAAGAAGTAATGTAAAAGTTTTAATTGGAGGAGCTCCAGTTACTCAAAAGTTTACCGATGAAGTCGGCGCTGATGGCTATGCACCGGATGCTGCTTCAGCTGTTGACAAAGTTAAGGAACTTTTAAGTATCTCCTAA
- the fhs gene encoding Formate--tetrahydrofolate ligase, translating into MMSDLEIAQRSTMKPISEIANTISLNDDDYELYGKYKAKISLDVLNKFQNQPLGKYIDVTAITPTPLGEGKTVTTIGLAMGLNAIGKKSIVCIRQPSLGPVFGIKGGAAGGGYSQVIPMEDFNLHLTGDTHAVSLAHNLLAAFIDNHLHHGNALDLNPYTISWPRVVDVSDRSLRKIILGLGGKENGVPRESGFDISVASEVMAILALTTDLSDIRKRLGRIVIGYNKKKQPITAEDLKCAGSMAVLMKDAIKPNLLQTLENTPCLVHAGPFANIAHGNSSIIADQIALRLTDYVVTESGFGADCGMEKFMDIKCRYSGLKPNCVVMVCSIRALKMHSGKYKVVPGKPLDPGLAQEDIEAVTQGSENLIKQIENARYFGIPVVVAINAFTSDSPKEIETVRKISIENGAFDAVVSEVWAKGGDGGKDLAQAVARACDNGGNFQFLYPLDIPIKDKIHAIATKIYGADGVVYENEAEKKIKLFTEMGWDTLPICMAKTHLSLSHDPKLLGRPRGYKLPIRDIRPSIGAGFLYPLCGEMRTMPGLPSKPAGNTVDFDEDGNVVGLF; encoded by the coding sequence ATGATGAGTGATCTTGAAATCGCCCAACGCTCAACTATGAAACCAATTTCAGAAATTGCTAACACAATAAGCTTAAACGATGATGACTATGAACTCTATGGAAAATATAAAGCTAAAATCTCTCTCGATGTTTTAAATAAGTTTCAAAATCAACCCTTAGGAAAATATATTGACGTAACTGCTATTACGCCAACTCCGCTAGGAGAAGGAAAAACGGTTACCACCATTGGGTTAGCCATGGGTTTAAATGCCATCGGGAAAAAGAGCATTGTCTGCATTCGTCAGCCTTCCCTTGGTCCAGTGTTTGGAATCAAAGGGGGAGCTGCCGGTGGTGGATACTCCCAAGTTATTCCTATGGAGGATTTTAATCTCCATTTAACCGGAGATACCCATGCCGTATCTTTGGCTCATAATCTTCTTGCCGCTTTTATTGATAATCATCTTCACCATGGGAATGCCCTGGATCTCAACCCATACACGATCAGCTGGCCACGGGTTGTCGACGTAAGCGATCGATCGCTTCGAAAAATTATCCTTGGCTTGGGTGGAAAAGAAAACGGAGTCCCTCGAGAATCCGGTTTCGATATCTCGGTTGCCTCTGAGGTCATGGCTATTTTAGCTTTGACGACTGATTTATCGGATATTCGAAAGCGATTGGGGCGTATTGTTATCGGTTATAACAAAAAGAAACAGCCGATTACTGCAGAAGATTTAAAATGTGCCGGTTCAATGGCGGTTTTAATGAAAGATGCTATTAAACCCAATCTTCTCCAAACCTTAGAAAATACTCCATGTCTGGTTCACGCTGGTCCCTTCGCCAATATCGCTCATGGTAACAGTTCTATCATAGCCGATCAAATCGCTCTTCGTTTAACCGATTATGTTGTAACCGAGAGTGGTTTTGGTGCTGATTGTGGTATGGAAAAGTTTATGGATATTAAATGCCGGTATAGCGGGCTCAAACCCAATTGCGTCGTTATGGTGTGCTCCATTCGAGCTTTAAAAATGCATAGTGGAAAATATAAAGTGGTACCAGGAAAACCACTCGATCCTGGTTTAGCGCAAGAAGATATTGAAGCTGTTACCCAAGGTTCAGAAAATTTAATTAAACAGATCGAAAATGCCCGCTACTTTGGCATACCAGTAGTTGTGGCCATTAACGCTTTTACCTCCGATTCTCCAAAAGAAATTGAAACTGTCAGAAAAATTTCCATAGAAAATGGCGCTTTTGATGCAGTGGTTTCCGAAGTATGGGCCAAGGGCGGAGATGGAGGAAAGGATTTGGCTCAAGCAGTTGCTCGGGCATGCGATAATGGAGGGAATTTCCAATTTCTCTATCCGCTTGATATCCCAATCAAAGATAAAATTCATGCCATTGCAACTAAAATTTATGGTGCCGATGGAGTGGTTTACGAAAACGAAGCCGAGAAAAAAATCAAATTGTTCACTGAAATGGGATGGGATACTTTACCAATTTGCATGGCGAAAACCCATCTTTCTCTTTCTCATGACCCCAAACTGTTAGGTCGTCCGAGAGGCTATAAATTGCCAATCCGTGATATTCGACCTTCAATTGGTGCTGGTTTCCTGTACCCACTTTGTGGTGAGATGAGAACCATGCCTGGTCTACCTTCCAAACCAGCTGGAAATACAGTCGATTTCGATGAAGATGGGAATGTAGTGGGACTTTTCTAA